In one Lolium rigidum isolate FL_2022 chromosome 3, APGP_CSIRO_Lrig_0.1, whole genome shotgun sequence genomic region, the following are encoded:
- the LOC124694824 gene encoding gibberellin 2-beta-dioxygenase 3-like, producing MEASIPVIDLLSPGSAGAIADACGSHGFFKAVNHGMDLGIVETLEAEAMSFFALPEGDKLSSSADLSEPLGYGCRSIGTNGDVGSVEYLLVSTVNSNSTMPIALCNALDEYMRIVQEVAGRVLVLMAEGLGMEDTNVFRGMVQRNGSDELLRVNHYPHSLRLEAPGSTGFGEHTDPQLMSLLRSNSVSGLQIALLDGTWLPVAPDAESVFINVGDVMQVLTNGRYRSVRHRVVAQAGESVLSRLSMVYFGGPAPTEWIVPMPKLLRPLDPIFYRGFWWGEYKTAARRTKLAACRLEPFQLQQLAARETPQSATVLLLNTTTVTIPE from the exons ATGGAGGCCTCAATTCCGGTGATCGACCTGTTGTCGCCAGGTTCCGCGGGTGCCATCGCCGACGCTTGCGGCAGCCACGGCTTCTTCAAGGCCGTGAACCACGGCATGGACCTGGGCATCGTGGAGACGCTCGAGGCCGAGGCGATGTCCTTTTTCGCGCTGCCCGAGGGTGACAAGTTGAGCAGCTCTGCCGACCTCAGCGAGCCGCTCGGCTACGGCTGCCGCAGCATCGGCACCAACGGCGACGTGGGCTCGGTGGAGTACCTGCTCGTGTCCACCGTTAATTCCAACTCAACTATGCCCATCGCACTTTG CAACGCGCTGGATGAGTACATGAGGATAGTGCAGGAGGTGGCGGGGAGGGTGCTTGTGCTTATGGCGGAAGGGCTGGGGATGGAGGACACGAACGTGTTCAGGGGCATGGTGCAGAGGAACGGCAGCGACGAGTTGCTACGTGTGAACCACTACCCGCACTCTCTGCGGCTGGAAGCGCCGGGCTCCACAGGGTTCGGCGAGCACACGGACCCTCAGCTCATGTCGCTGCTGCGCTCCAACTCCGTCTCGGGGCTGCAGATCGCGCTGCTCGACGGCACCTGGCTCCCCGTCGCGCCCGACGCCGAGTCCGTTTTCATCAACGTCGGAGACGTCATGCAGGTACTCACCAACGGTAGGTACAGGAGCGTGAGGCACAGGGTGGTGGCACAGGCCGGAGAAAGCGTCCTGTCAAGGCTCTCCATGGTGTACTTCGGCGGCCCTGCGCCGACGGAGTGGATCGTGCCCATGCCCAAGCTGTTGCGGCCGCTGGACCCAATCTTTTACAGGGGATTTTGGTGGGGCGAGTACAAGACGGCCGCGCGCAGGACCAAGCTTGCCGCCTGCAGACTAGAACCCTTCCAGCTCCAGCAGCTCGCCGCCCGAGAAACACCCCAGTCCGCAACAGTCTTGCTACTGAATACTACTACTGTTACTATTCCGGAGTAG